In a genomic window of Jaculus jaculus isolate mJacJac1 chromosome 8, mJacJac1.mat.Y.cur, whole genome shotgun sequence:
- the Il17a gene encoding interleukin-17A, translated as MSPRRTSSEFQPLPLLLILLAVVKAGMAMPPSPGCPEAEEKDFIQNVKVNLSILNSVSPKVNSRRPSDYLNRSTSPWNLQRNEDPERFPSVIWEAKCRHLGCVNAEGKVDHHMNSVPIQQEILVLRREPQNCPLSFRLEKMLVAVGCTCVTPIIRHVA; from the exons ATGAGTCCCAGGAGGACCTCGTCTGAG TTCCAGcccctgccactgctgctgatcCTGCTGGCTGTAGTGAAGGCAGGAATGGCAATGCCACCAAGTCCAGGCTGCCCAGAGGCTGAGGAGAAGGACTTCATCCAGAATGTAAAGGTGAACCTGAGCATCCTGAACTCCGTGAGTCcaaaagtgaactccagaaggcCTTCTGACTACCTCAACCGATCCACCTCGCCCTGGAACCTGCA GCGCAATGAGGACCCTGAGAGATTCCCCTCTGTGATCTGGGAGGCAAAGTGCCGTCACTTGGGCTGTGTCAACGCTGAGGGGAAGGTGGACCACCACATGAACTCTGTTCCCAtccagcaagagatcctggttcTGCGACGGGAGCCTCAGAACTGTCCTCTCTCTTTCCGGCTAGAGAAGATGCTGGTGGCTGTGGGCTGCACCTGCGTCACCCCCATCATCCGTCATGTGGCCTAA